In Corynebacterium ulcerans, one genomic interval encodes:
- the nadD gene encoding nicotinate-nucleotide adenylyltransferase codes for MTVIEHPRRVGVMGGTFDPIHHGHLVAASEVAARFDLDLVVFVPTGTSWQKAECEVSHAEDRYLMTVIATASNPRFSVSRVDIDRPGATYTVDTLKDLQEQYPDAELFFITGADALGNILTWKNWEQVLELATFVGVTRPGYVLKEDMLPLKYQERVELIEIPAMAISSTGCRRRAREGLPVWYLVPDGVVQYIAKRRLYHPGGADTYRDPTPKPRTS; via the coding sequence ATGACCGTCATCGAGCATCCGCGCCGGGTAGGGGTCATGGGAGGCACCTTTGACCCGATTCACCATGGTCACCTGGTGGCGGCCAGCGAGGTAGCCGCTAGATTTGATCTGGATCTGGTGGTGTTTGTCCCCACGGGAACATCCTGGCAGAAGGCAGAATGCGAGGTGTCGCATGCCGAGGATCGCTATCTGATGACGGTGATTGCCACCGCCTCTAACCCGCGGTTTAGCGTGAGTCGGGTAGACATTGATAGGCCAGGGGCAACTTATACCGTTGACACCCTGAAAGATCTGCAAGAGCAATATCCGGATGCGGAACTGTTTTTTATCACCGGTGCGGACGCTTTAGGTAACATTCTCACATGGAAAAACTGGGAGCAGGTTCTTGAGCTTGCCACGTTTGTGGGGGTCACGCGCCCCGGATACGTGCTTAAAGAGGACATGCTGCCACTGAAGTATCAAGAGCGTGTTGAGCTCATTGAGATTCCGGCCATGGCTATTTCTTCTACAGGGTGCAGGCGCCGTGCGCGTGAAGGCTTACCCGTGTGGTATCTGGTACCCGATGGAGTTGTGCAATACATAGCAAAACGCCGCTTGTATCATCCCGGTGGGGCGGACACATACCGTGACCCAACTCCGAAACCACGAACCAGTTAG
- a CDS encoding glutamate-5-semialdehyde dehydrogenase, which produces MTNADIRSIERDDVLAKARAAHAVSPRVARLRSSQKNVILLAAAEALCAHIPTILSANARDVEAGRAHGMSESLIDRLSLDEGRITAMADGLRQVASLADPVGNVVDGRVMPNGIQMRQVRIPLGVMGMVYEARPNVTVDAFGLALKSGNVALLRGSKSARYSNAALVSVLQDVLVSHDVPAEAVQLLPCDTHESVQDLITARGLVDVVIPRGGAGLIQAVVTGATVPTIETGTGNCHFYIDRDVADIDQAIEMLINGKTRRCSVCNATETVLIDGALSVETQRKVIEALQQAGVTVHGDVDTLGQLGVSNIVQVEEADWAEEYLSMDIAARIVDGIDGALDHIRTYSTGHTEAIATGNIVTAQRFADEVDAAAVMINASTAFTDGEQYGMGAEIGISTQKLHARGPMALPELTTTKWILQGTGQTRP; this is translated from the coding sequence ATGACCAACGCAGATATCCGCAGCATCGAGCGTGACGACGTCCTAGCCAAGGCGCGCGCAGCACATGCCGTTTCCCCACGGGTGGCACGTTTACGTAGCTCACAGAAAAACGTGATCCTTCTTGCCGCCGCTGAGGCCCTCTGTGCCCACATCCCGACGATTCTTTCGGCGAATGCCCGCGACGTGGAGGCAGGACGCGCTCACGGGATGAGCGAGTCGCTCATTGATCGTCTGAGTCTGGATGAGGGGCGTATTACTGCTATGGCTGATGGGCTGCGTCAGGTCGCGTCCCTGGCAGACCCCGTGGGCAATGTCGTGGATGGTCGCGTCATGCCTAACGGTATCCAGATGCGTCAGGTGCGCATCCCTTTGGGCGTTATGGGCATGGTGTATGAGGCTCGCCCTAACGTGACGGTGGACGCCTTTGGTTTGGCGTTGAAGTCGGGAAACGTGGCGCTGCTACGCGGTTCCAAATCGGCCCGTTACTCCAATGCTGCCCTGGTGAGCGTGCTCCAAGACGTGCTGGTTTCTCATGATGTTCCTGCGGAGGCCGTGCAGTTGCTGCCCTGTGATACCCACGAGAGCGTGCAGGATCTGATCACTGCGCGTGGGCTTGTCGACGTCGTCATTCCACGGGGCGGCGCAGGTCTTATCCAAGCGGTGGTCACGGGAGCCACGGTTCCCACAATCGAGACTGGAACAGGAAACTGTCATTTCTATATTGATAGAGACGTCGCTGATATAGATCAGGCCATTGAGATGCTGATCAACGGCAAAACACGGCGTTGCTCGGTGTGCAATGCAACAGAGACTGTCTTGATCGACGGTGCGCTGTCGGTAGAAACGCAGCGGAAGGTGATCGAGGCCCTGCAACAGGCTGGGGTAACGGTGCATGGGGACGTCGACACGCTAGGGCAGCTGGGCGTTAGTAACATCGTGCAGGTGGAAGAGGCAGATTGGGCCGAGGAGTACCTTTCCATGGACATCGCCGCGCGCATCGTTGATGGCATCGATGGCGCGCTTGACCATATCCGAACCTATTCCACGGGGCACACCGAGGCGATCGCTACCGGAAACATCGTCACCGCGCAGCGTTTTGCAGATGAAGTAGATGCGGCAGCAGTCATGATCAATGCTTCCACGGCGTTTACAGACGGCGAGCAGTACGGGATGGGAGCAGAGATTGGAATCTCTACCCAAAAACTGCATGCCCGCGGGCCGATGGCACTGCCGGAGTTGACCACCACCAAATGGATCCTGCAGGGGACCGGCCAAACGCGCCCCTAG
- the obgE gene encoding GTPase ObgE, which yields MARFVDRVVLHLEAGDGGNGCASVHREKFKPLGGPDGGNGGHGGDIVLEVSNQVHTLLDLHYRPNLKAKRGANGAGDHRNGARGDDLVLEVPAGTVVLAQNGETLADLTSPGMKFVAAKGGFGGLGNAALASAARKAPGFALKGEPGEVHDVILELKSMADVGLVGFPSAGKSSLISVLSAAKPKIGDYPFTTLQPNLGVVEVGHDTFTIADVPGLIPGASEGKGLGLDFLRHIERTAVLAHVVDAATMEPGRDPISDIEALETELAAYQSALDDDTGLGDLRDRPRIVILNKVDIPDALELAEFLKEDIEEKFGWPVFIISAVARKGLDPLRYKLLEIVQEDRRKRPKQKYEERIVVRPQAVDSRKKKKDFEIIEDPDVENGYVVLGEKPERWIIQTDFENDEAVGYLADRLARMGVEDELFKKGARPGCTVSIGEVSFEWEPTTAAGVEVTMSGRGTDMRLDKNTRMSASERKRASQVRRGLIDEFDFGEGQEVTRESANRDRWQG from the coding sequence ATGGCACGATTCGTGGACCGAGTTGTTCTGCACCTTGAAGCCGGCGATGGCGGTAACGGATGTGCCTCAGTGCACCGCGAAAAGTTTAAGCCGCTTGGCGGCCCAGATGGCGGTAACGGTGGGCATGGTGGCGATATCGTGCTCGAAGTTTCCAACCAGGTGCACACCCTCCTTGATCTCCATTACCGCCCCAACCTCAAGGCAAAACGCGGTGCCAACGGCGCTGGCGACCACCGAAACGGTGCGCGCGGTGATGACCTCGTGCTTGAGGTGCCTGCAGGAACTGTGGTCCTTGCCCAGAATGGCGAGACTCTTGCGGATCTCACGTCCCCCGGTATGAAGTTCGTGGCGGCCAAGGGCGGCTTTGGTGGGCTCGGTAACGCGGCTTTGGCCTCGGCGGCGCGCAAGGCACCGGGCTTTGCCCTGAAGGGGGAGCCAGGCGAGGTCCACGATGTAATCCTAGAGCTTAAATCCATGGCAGACGTGGGCCTGGTGGGATTCCCCAGCGCGGGTAAGTCTTCATTGATTTCTGTGCTTTCTGCCGCAAAACCGAAGATCGGTGATTACCCATTTACCACCTTGCAGCCCAACCTTGGAGTGGTGGAGGTCGGACACGATACCTTTACCATCGCTGATGTCCCTGGTCTTATCCCCGGTGCCTCAGAGGGCAAAGGCCTAGGCTTGGACTTCCTGCGCCATATCGAGCGCACTGCGGTTCTTGCTCACGTGGTGGATGCAGCGACCATGGAGCCAGGGCGCGATCCGATTTCAGACATTGAAGCGCTGGAAACCGAGCTTGCTGCGTATCAATCTGCGCTGGATGATGACACAGGCTTGGGCGATCTGCGTGATCGTCCGCGTATCGTGATCCTGAATAAAGTGGACATACCGGATGCTCTAGAGCTGGCAGAATTCCTTAAAGAGGATATTGAAGAAAAATTCGGCTGGCCGGTGTTTATCATCTCTGCTGTGGCACGTAAGGGGCTGGACCCACTGCGCTATAAGCTGCTGGAGATTGTGCAAGAGGATCGTCGCAAGCGTCCGAAGCAGAAGTATGAAGAGCGCATCGTGGTGCGTCCTCAGGCCGTGGACTCTCGTAAAAAGAAGAAGGACTTTGAGATTATCGAGGATCCTGACGTGGAGAACGGCTATGTTGTGCTGGGCGAGAAGCCCGAGCGCTGGATTATCCAGACGGACTTTGAAAACGATGAGGCCGTGGGCTATCTGGCGGACCGTCTCGCTCGCATGGGCGTAGAAGACGAACTGTTCAAAAAAGGCGCACGGCCCGGCTGCACCGTCAGCATCGGCGAGGTGTCTTTTGAATGGGAGCCAACCACTGCCGCTGGTGTAGAGGTGACTATGTCCGGACGCGGAACAGACATGCGCTTGGACAAGAACACCCGTATGTCCGCGTCCGAGCGCAAGCGTGCTTCGCAGGTGCGTCGTGGTCTTATCGATGAGTTCGACTTTGGTGAGGGGCAGGAAGTCACCCGTGAGTCCGCTAACCGCGACAGGTGGCAGGGCTAG
- the ndk gene encoding nucleoside-diphosphate kinase: protein MTERTLILIKPDGVERGLVGEIIARIERKGLKLSALDLRVADTETAEKHYAEHADKPFFGELVEFITSAPLVAGVVEGPRAIEAWRQLAGGTDPVSKATPGTIRGDFALEMSANVVHGSDSPESAEREIGIWFPNL from the coding sequence ATGACTGAACGTACCCTGATTCTGATCAAGCCGGACGGCGTCGAGCGCGGTCTGGTCGGAGAAATCATCGCCCGTATCGAGCGCAAAGGCCTCAAACTCAGTGCATTGGATCTGCGCGTTGCAGACACTGAAACAGCTGAGAAGCACTACGCAGAGCATGCAGATAAGCCATTCTTTGGCGAGCTCGTTGAGTTCATCACCTCTGCTCCTCTGGTTGCTGGAGTCGTTGAGGGCCCGCGTGCCATCGAGGCGTGGCGTCAGCTCGCCGGCGGCACGGATCCTGTCTCCAAAGCTACGCCCGGCACCATCCGTGGGGATTTTGCCCTTGAGATGTCAGCCAACGTTGTCCACGGCTCTGATTCCCCTGAATCTGCTGAGCGTGAGATCGGTATTTGGTTCCCGAACCTCTAA
- a CDS encoding translation initiation factor IF-2 N-terminal domain-containing protein: MAEGTTKKAPARRATRKTAEKPAAPEIVTVPIDRDAIGERIRVHALAKLASVSSRELIATLATLGLTKVAQSTLTREEALKLLDAHHIDTYSAEEKLRHRVEKNVENEIHQIEAKVERELNPDAEAAKLDDPEESEKLRRRIEKNVENEIHQIEEKVERELQDREAAQAESASETPADRAVEDLVVVVTEDEVAELLADIEPEITPAPASEQAVPAFPTPLFIAPTPAEELETHADEAIEDDEESAQSRRRRRGRRGTGRGKKTETEGVSVAEDCEESLDGGDTDGEEPKELITEPVAIKGSTRLEAQRRRRAEMREESRNKRHIVSEAEFLARRESVKRTMIVRERERSDHPGAVTQVGVLEDDLLVEHFVTSDTQSSMIGNIYLGRVQNVLPSMEAAFIDIGKGRNGVLYAGEVDWRAAGLGGRGRRIEQALKSGDQVLVQVSKDPAGHKGARLTTQISFAGRYLVYVPNGRSAGISRKLPATERKRLKNILKEVVPKDGGAIIRTAAENVSAEAIAADVNRLHKLWNQIQELTEKEKSSKGAKPVTMYEEPNMLVKVVRDLFNEDFSELIVDGDRAWNTVHAYIQSVAPELHDRLVKFDREAHDGRDAFEVHRVDEQLHKALSRKVWLPSGGTLVIDRTEAMTVIDVNTGKFTGAGGNLEETVTRNNLEAAEEIVRQMRLRDLGGMIVVDFIDMVLSENQDLVLRRLTEALGRDRTRHQISEVTSLGLVQMTRKRLGTGLLETFATECEHCEGRGVIIHDDPVEAGVSDTAIEKSSRARSGRKNAARDRGVAHQDPARHPAAVAMQHHEEDTSDADNRTSIDDLAAAVVIDDAELEKVVEAVAGSAEDTTPAEPTKEKKGRRRRRGLRNAKRKDKGATDDVMGIVDAALDRAFEEDPDEPSGADHLPLADNTLSRSTTATYEEALAAFEASPRRKRAVRGNSTSDHAPKPEDFKHIDATVDPEAEAPVDEVSEETSTRSRRRSRRVARKRNDAQKAVDTTEQPDVVDDADSTDTSTDTVKVDSPRGRRGRRRAVRKKLQETSLDNSTSSAAVEESPASARRRRRAVRKALGKSSVKTPRKSVIGEESSGVYVKGEAGLDAGDASSAGRGRRRVARRVTTAAKRN, encoded by the coding sequence GTGGCTGAAGGAACCACAAAAAAGGCGCCTGCGCGCCGGGCAACACGAAAGACCGCCGAGAAGCCTGCGGCGCCGGAGATTGTGACGGTACCTATTGATCGTGATGCGATCGGTGAGCGGATTAGGGTGCATGCGCTCGCTAAATTAGCGTCGGTGAGTTCGCGCGAGCTCATCGCTACTCTTGCCACGCTAGGGCTGACCAAGGTTGCGCAGTCGACGCTGACCCGCGAAGAAGCGTTAAAGCTTCTCGACGCCCACCACATCGATACCTACTCAGCTGAAGAAAAGCTGCGCCATCGGGTGGAGAAGAACGTGGAGAATGAGATCCACCAGATTGAGGCAAAGGTCGAGCGCGAGCTTAACCCGGATGCTGAGGCCGCCAAGCTGGATGATCCGGAAGAATCCGAGAAATTGCGCCGGCGGATAGAAAAGAACGTGGAAAATGAGATCCACCAGATCGAGGAAAAGGTCGAGCGCGAGCTGCAAGACCGAGAGGCTGCACAAGCAGAATCTGCATCGGAGACTCCTGCAGATAGAGCAGTAGAAGATCTGGTTGTAGTGGTTACCGAAGACGAGGTAGCGGAGCTTCTTGCGGATATTGAGCCGGAGATTACACCTGCTCCCGCGTCGGAGCAGGCTGTCCCTGCTTTCCCCACACCGTTGTTCATCGCGCCGACCCCAGCAGAAGAATTGGAAACTCATGCCGACGAAGCCATAGAGGACGATGAGGAATCTGCACAGTCGCGCCGTCGTCGCCGTGGTCGCCGGGGTACTGGGAGGGGAAAGAAGACTGAGACTGAGGGTGTTTCTGTTGCCGAGGACTGCGAAGAATCGCTGGACGGCGGGGACACAGACGGCGAAGAACCCAAGGAACTGATCACCGAACCGGTAGCGATCAAGGGATCTACCCGCCTTGAGGCGCAGCGTCGCCGTCGCGCGGAAATGCGAGAGGAATCTCGCAATAAACGCCACATCGTTTCTGAGGCGGAGTTCTTGGCGCGCAGGGAATCTGTAAAACGCACCATGATTGTGCGCGAGCGTGAGCGCAGCGACCACCCCGGAGCGGTGACTCAGGTGGGTGTTCTGGAAGATGATCTGCTCGTCGAGCACTTTGTTACCAGCGATACGCAGTCGTCAATGATCGGCAACATATATCTGGGACGCGTTCAAAACGTGCTGCCGAGTATGGAGGCCGCGTTTATCGATATCGGAAAAGGCCGCAACGGAGTTCTCTACGCGGGCGAGGTGGACTGGCGTGCTGCCGGCTTGGGCGGCCGGGGACGTCGCATTGAGCAGGCCTTAAAATCTGGCGATCAGGTGCTTGTTCAGGTGTCCAAGGATCCTGCAGGACACAAGGGTGCGCGACTGACCACTCAAATTTCCTTCGCGGGACGTTATTTGGTGTACGTGCCCAACGGGCGTAGCGCGGGTATTTCTCGCAAGCTTCCCGCTACAGAGCGCAAGCGGTTGAAGAACATCCTCAAAGAGGTGGTGCCTAAAGATGGCGGAGCTATCATCCGCACTGCTGCGGAGAACGTTTCTGCAGAGGCTATTGCTGCGGATGTGAATCGACTGCACAAGCTGTGGAACCAGATTCAGGAGCTCACGGAGAAAGAGAAGAGCTCCAAGGGTGCTAAGCCGGTCACCATGTATGAAGAGCCCAACATGCTGGTGAAAGTGGTGCGTGATCTTTTCAACGAGGATTTCTCGGAGCTGATTGTCGACGGCGACCGCGCGTGGAATACCGTTCACGCTTATATTCAGTCGGTGGCCCCTGAACTGCATGATCGCCTGGTCAAGTTTGATCGTGAGGCGCATGATGGCCGCGATGCATTTGAAGTGCACCGCGTAGACGAGCAGCTGCATAAGGCGCTGTCGCGGAAGGTGTGGCTTCCTTCCGGTGGAACCTTGGTGATCGATCGTACGGAAGCGATGACGGTCATCGATGTGAACACCGGAAAATTCACTGGTGCTGGCGGTAACCTCGAAGAAACCGTGACGCGTAATAATCTTGAGGCTGCGGAAGAGATCGTCAGGCAGATGCGGCTGCGCGATCTTGGTGGCATGATCGTCGTGGACTTCATCGACATGGTGCTCTCCGAAAATCAGGATCTGGTACTGCGTCGACTCACCGAAGCGTTGGGGCGTGACCGGACACGTCACCAAATTTCTGAGGTGACGTCGTTAGGCCTTGTGCAAATGACTCGAAAGCGGCTTGGCACGGGCTTGCTGGAGACTTTTGCCACGGAATGTGAGCACTGTGAGGGTCGTGGCGTGATCATCCACGATGACCCGGTAGAGGCCGGCGTCTCGGATACCGCTATTGAGAAATCCTCGCGTGCCCGTTCTGGAAGAAAGAACGCAGCCCGCGATCGCGGGGTTGCCCACCAAGATCCGGCGCGGCACCCTGCAGCTGTAGCAATGCAGCATCATGAAGAGGACACCTCTGACGCTGATAACCGCACTAGCATCGATGATCTTGCAGCGGCTGTTGTGATTGATGACGCAGAGCTGGAGAAGGTCGTAGAGGCCGTGGCGGGTAGCGCTGAGGACACTACGCCAGCAGAGCCCACCAAAGAGAAAAAGGGGCGCAGGCGGCGTCGTGGCTTGCGTAACGCCAAGCGCAAGGACAAGGGTGCAACAGACGATGTTATGGGCATCGTTGACGCGGCTTTGGACCGGGCTTTTGAGGAAGATCCCGACGAGCCTTCGGGTGCCGATCATCTGCCGCTGGCGGACAACACACTGAGCCGCAGCACTACTGCCACCTATGAGGAAGCACTGGCTGCGTTCGAAGCTTCGCCACGGAGAAAGCGTGCGGTGCGTGGAAACTCCACATCGGATCATGCGCCGAAGCCAGAGGACTTTAAGCATATCGACGCCACCGTGGACCCTGAAGCAGAAGCGCCTGTAGATGAGGTCTCTGAGGAAACCTCTACGCGTAGCCGCCGTCGCTCACGTCGCGTTGCTAGGAAGCGTAACGACGCTCAGAAGGCTGTGGACACTACAGAGCAGCCAGATGTTGTTGATGATGCTGACTCGACAGACACCTCGACAGACACCGTGAAGGTAGATTCTCCACGGGGAAGGCGCGGGCGCCGACGTGCCGTGCGTAAGAAGCTCCAGGAAACAAGCCTCGACAACTCGACTAGCAGTGCTGCAGTAGAAGAATCGCCCGCGAGCGCTCGGAGGCGTCGGCGCGCGGTGCGTAAAGCTCTGGGGAAGTCCTCGGTGAAAACACCACGTAAGTCTGTTATCGGTGAGGAGTCTTCCGGCGTGTACGTGAAAGGTGAGGCTGGACTCGACGCGGGTGACGCATCATCTGCGGGTCGGGGACGTCGACGTGTGGCGCGTCGGGTGACCACGGCGGCAAAGAGAAACTAA
- a CDS encoding D-isomer specific 2-hydroxyacid dehydrogenase family protein: protein MKFVMYPEIWEKATDQLEAAGHTRVEDLKEADFLVFNGTGRQFPELPAGLKFVQVAFAGVDGLAEAGVLTPQVRWANAAGLYADSVAESTLTMLLSVLHHIPAVVRAQTWGIRKLPDEKTNWLYDNKTLVVVGAGGIARRLFELVSGFGLHTIAVNRSGRPVEQADETVDYKELDRVLGVADYVVLLAPLTSETRGMVDARALEKMKPEAVLVNVGRGGLVVTEDLVHALQQGTIAGAALDVTDPEPLPDGHPLWSMDNVLVTPHVANTKDRMRALSGELFVANARAFEAGETMPTEVDVAAGY, encoded by the coding sequence ATGAAGTTTGTCATGTACCCGGAGATCTGGGAGAAGGCTACTGACCAGCTGGAAGCCGCTGGGCATACCCGAGTGGAAGATCTGAAAGAGGCGGACTTCCTTGTTTTTAATGGGACAGGTCGGCAGTTTCCGGAATTGCCCGCGGGCTTGAAGTTTGTGCAGGTGGCATTCGCCGGCGTCGATGGGCTCGCAGAGGCGGGAGTGCTTACCCCGCAAGTGCGGTGGGCAAACGCAGCTGGTCTCTATGCGGATTCAGTCGCTGAGTCCACACTCACCATGTTGTTGTCGGTGCTGCACCATATCCCGGCAGTGGTGCGGGCACAGACGTGGGGCATAAGGAAGCTGCCGGATGAGAAGACCAATTGGCTCTACGACAATAAGACCCTGGTTGTGGTGGGTGCGGGAGGGATTGCGCGCCGCCTGTTTGAACTTGTGTCTGGTTTTGGGCTGCACACGATTGCTGTTAACCGTTCGGGGCGGCCGGTGGAACAAGCCGACGAGACGGTGGACTATAAGGAGCTGGACCGGGTACTTGGCGTTGCGGATTATGTGGTGCTTCTTGCGCCTTTGACCTCCGAGACCCGTGGCATGGTGGATGCGCGAGCCCTAGAGAAGATGAAGCCGGAGGCTGTGTTGGTAAACGTGGGACGCGGCGGCCTCGTGGTTACGGAGGACCTTGTTCATGCGCTACAACAGGGCACCATAGCCGGAGCGGCCCTTGACGTTACAGATCCAGAACCGCTGCCCGATGGGCATCCGTTGTGGTCAATGGACAATGTTCTTGTTACCCCGCATGTGGCAAACACGAAGGATCGCATGCGTGCGCTCAGCGGCGAATTATTCGTGGCCAATGCTCGGGCGTTTGAAGCGGGGGAGACGATGCCTACGGAAGTGGATGTGGCGGCGGGATATTAG
- the rpmA gene encoding 50S ribosomal protein L27, with protein sequence MAHKKGASSSSNGRDSEAKRLGVKRFGGQQVNAGEILVRQRGTKFHPGENVGRGGDDTLFALKAGAVEFITKRNRRMVNIVENETVDA encoded by the coding sequence ATGGCACACAAGAAGGGCGCGTCTAGCTCCAGCAACGGTCGTGACTCTGAGGCAAAGCGCCTTGGTGTTAAGCGATTCGGTGGCCAGCAGGTCAACGCCGGCGAGATCCTCGTTCGCCAGCGTGGCACCAAGTTCCACCCAGGTGAGAACGTCGGTCGCGGTGGCGACGACACTCTGTTCGCACTGAAGGCTGGCGCTGTGGAGTTCATTACCAAGCGTAACCGTCGTATGGTCAACATCGTTGAGAACGAGACCGTAGACGCTTAA
- a CDS encoding YbaN family protein, whose amino-acid sequence MKFVLLTLGMLCVALGMLGVFLPVLPTTPFLLAAAFFFARSSERFHHWLLNHRWFGPYLSNYYEGKMTTPHKARTLTLMWTGLLVSAFLIDKPVMWFVFICIGAAVSTHIVRLGR is encoded by the coding sequence GTGAAATTTGTTCTGCTTACGTTAGGGATGCTGTGCGTGGCGCTTGGAATGCTCGGGGTCTTCCTACCGGTACTTCCCACGACTCCTTTTCTGTTAGCAGCTGCTTTCTTCTTTGCACGAAGCTCTGAACGTTTCCACCACTGGTTGCTCAATCACAGATGGTTTGGCCCCTACCTCAGCAACTACTATGAGGGGAAGATGACCACCCCACACAAGGCACGCACGCTCACGCTCATGTGGACAGGTTTATTGGTGTCAGCGTTTCTCATTGACAAGCCTGTGATGTGGTTTGTCTTTATTTGTATCGGTGCGGCCGTTTCCACGCATATCGTGAGACTCGGGAGATGA
- the rplU gene encoding 50S ribosomal protein L21 has translation MYAIVKTGGKQYKVAEGDFVKVEKIEGEPGSSVALTPVLLVDGANVTTKAADLAKVSVNAEIVEHTKGPKIKILKYKNKTGYKKRQGHRQKLTVVKVTGIK, from the coding sequence ATGTACGCGATCGTCAAGACCGGCGGCAAGCAGTACAAGGTTGCCGAAGGTGACTTCGTCAAGGTCGAGAAGATCGAGGGTGAGCCGGGTTCGTCCGTGGCTCTCACCCCCGTCCTGCTCGTCGATGGCGCTAATGTGACCACAAAGGCAGCTGACCTCGCTAAGGTGAGCGTCAATGCTGAGATCGTCGAGCACACCAAAGGCCCGAAGATCAAGATCCTGAAGTACAAGAACAAGACCGGCTACAAGAAGCGCCAGGGTCACCGTCAGAAGCTGACCGTGGTCAAGGTCACCGGTATCAAGTAA
- the proB gene encoding glutamate 5-kinase, which translates to MENSHDPLGTAELTGIGLASSPYTGATSSLGFPELPAEVADSPAYGHDSPVRDRIREARRIVVKIGSSSLTDENFQVDPVRIDKLVDALQARMERGSDVIVVSSGSIAAGMGPLGLTQRPTDLATKQAAASVGQVYLAHSWGTSFGRYGRSIGQVLLTASDAGRRDRARNAQRTINRLLQLGTVPVVNENDTVATTGMHFGDNDRLSALVAHLTCADALILLSDVNGLYDRNPIDPDARFIHEIHDGNDLKDVVAGDGGRVGTGGMAAKVTAARLASRGGIPVLLTSADSIGAALDSARVGTVFDPKEDRLSAWKFWVLYTADVAGILRIDAGAVEAVTVGGKSLLAVGITDVEGDFQAGEIVEIHGPEGEVVGRGEVSVDSTTLAALKGRPMSSFPRGQQRAVVHADYLSNYATRA; encoded by the coding sequence ATGGAGAATAGCCACGATCCCCTTGGTACTGCGGAACTTACCGGAATTGGTTTAGCAAGTTCGCCATACACTGGCGCCACCAGTTCCCTGGGCTTCCCGGAGCTGCCAGCTGAGGTTGCTGACTCACCGGCGTACGGCCACGATTCGCCTGTGCGCGATCGTATTCGTGAGGCGCGCCGCATCGTGGTAAAAATCGGAAGTTCCTCGTTGACAGACGAGAATTTTCAAGTCGATCCAGTGCGCATCGATAAGCTTGTCGACGCCCTCCAAGCCCGTATGGAGCGAGGTTCCGACGTCATCGTCGTATCCTCAGGCTCCATAGCCGCGGGCATGGGCCCCCTAGGCCTTACACAACGCCCCACCGACTTGGCCACCAAACAGGCGGCCGCCTCCGTGGGGCAGGTATATCTTGCGCACTCGTGGGGAACCTCTTTTGGTAGGTACGGGCGTTCTATCGGCCAAGTCCTGCTTACTGCCTCTGACGCGGGGCGTCGCGATCGTGCCCGCAACGCGCAGCGCACCATCAATAGGCTCCTCCAGCTAGGGACTGTGCCCGTGGTCAACGAGAACGACACCGTGGCAACCACCGGTATGCACTTTGGCGATAATGACCGACTCTCTGCTCTCGTGGCCCATCTCACCTGCGCGGACGCGCTGATCCTCCTTTCGGACGTCAACGGCCTCTACGACCGCAACCCCATAGACCCCGATGCGCGTTTTATCCATGAGATTCATGACGGCAATGATCTCAAAGATGTGGTTGCTGGCGATGGAGGCCGGGTAGGAACGGGCGGCATGGCGGCGAAGGTTACGGCCGCACGCCTTGCCTCCCGTGGGGGAATTCCGGTCTTGCTCACCTCTGCGGACAGCATCGGTGCGGCATTAGATTCTGCTCGCGTGGGAACGGTGTTTGATCCCAAGGAGGATCGGCTTTCCGCCTGGAAATTCTGGGTGCTCTATACCGCCGACGTGGCGGGGATTTTGCGTATCGACGCAGGCGCCGTGGAGGCCGTCACCGTGGGCGGAAAATCACTGCTTGCCGTGGGTATCACAGACGTTGAAGGCGATTTCCAAGCAGGGGAGATCGTGGAGATCCATGGGCCCGAGGGGGAAGTCGTGGGCCGGGGAGAGGTCTCCGTTGACTCCACTACGCTTGCTGCGCTGAAGGGCCGGCCCATGTCTAGCTTCCCCCGTGGGCAGCAACGCGCCGTGGTGCATGCGGACTATCTCTCTAACTACGCGACGCGTGCGTAA